GCGTGCCGGGCGTGGGCGCGGTCAAGCGCGTGGGCGGCGTCTACCGCGAAGTGCGGGTCGAACTCGACGATGCGAAAATGGCGGCGCTGCGGGTGTCGGCGCTGGATGTCTCGCGCATGCTGCGCAACGTGCAGCAGGAAGCGCCCGGCGGGCGCGGCGACGTCGGCGGCGCCGAGCAGTCGGTGCGCACCCTGGCCACCGTGCAGACCGCGCAGGAGCTGTCGCGCATGGAGATCCCGCTGCCGGACGGGCGCCATGTGCGCCTGGACGAGATCGCGACGGTCGCGGACACGGTGGCCGAGCCGCGCGCCGTCGCCGAGCAGGATGGCCGAACGGTGGTCGGCTTCGAGATCTTCCGCACCCGCGGCGCCGGCGAGACCGAGGTGGCGGCCGGCGCGCGCGCGGCCCTGCGCGAGCTGCAGGCGAAACATGCCAACGTGGTGCTGCGCGAAGTGATCGACAATGCCCGGCCGGTCGAGGAAAACTTCGACGCCTCGATGGAGATGCTGTACGAAGGGGCGATCCTGGCGGTGCTGGTGGTGCTGTGGTTCCTGCGCGACTGGCGCGCGACCATCGTCGCCGCCGCCGCCCTGCCGCTGTCGGTGATCCCGGCCTTCCTCGGCCAGTACCTGTTCGGCTACACCCTGAACATGGTGACCCTGCTGTCGCTGGCCCTGGTGGTGGGGGTGCTGGTCGACGACGCGATCGTCGAGATCGAGAACATCTCGCGCCATCTGCGCATGGGCAAGACGCCGATGCAGGCCGCGCTGGAAGCGGCCGACGAGATCGGCATGGCGGTGATCGCGACGACCTTCTCGCTGGTCGCGGTGTTCCTGCCGACCGCCTTCATGAGCGGCATCCCCGGCAAATTCTTCAAGCAGTTCGGCTGGACCGCGGTGCTGGCCATCCTGGCCTCGCTGCTGGTGGCGCGCCTGCTGACGCCGATGATGGCGGCCTACTTCCTGAAACCGGTGAAGCACACCGAGGAAAAGGACGGCCCGCTCATGCGGCGCTACATGCGCACCATGCAGTGGTGCCTGCGCCACCGCGGCCTGACGATGATCGCCGCCGCCCTGTTCTTCGGCGCCTCGATCTCGCTGGTGCCGCTGCTGCCGACCGGCTTCGTGCCGCCCGCGGACCGCGCCCAGACCCAGATCAACGTCGAGCTGCCGCCAGGCTCGACCCTCGCGCAGACGCGCGCCGTGGCCGAGCGCGTGCGCCTGGCGGTGCTGCAGGTCCCGCACATCAAGACCGTGTTCAGCTCGATCGGCGGCGGCTCCAGCGGTGACGCCTTCGCGCCCGGCGCGGCGGCCGAGGCGCGCCGCGCCGTGCTGACCGTCACCACCACGCCGCGCGGCGACCGGAAGGAAAAGCTGGCGGCCATCGAATCCCTGCTCCGCGCGAAGCTGGACGATATCCCCGGCGCGCGCTTCACCGTCGGCCCGCCCGACACCGGCGTCAAGATGCAGCTGGTGCTGCGCAGCGAAGACCCGGTGGCGCTGACCGCCGCCGCGCGCGAAGCCGAGCGCCAGCTGCGCACCCTGCACGGGATCGGCAACGTCAGTTCCAGCGCCTCGCTGGTGCGGCCCGAGATCATCGTGCGCCCCGACTTCGCGCGCGCCGCCGACCAGGGCGTGACCGCGGCCAGCATCGGCGAAACCGTGCGCGTGGCCACCGCCGGCGACTACGACCAGGTGCTGGCGAAGATGAACGTGTCCGAGCGCCAGGTGCCGATCCGCGTGAAGCTGCCGGACTTTGTCCGCGCCGACCTCGACGCCATCGGCCGCCTGACGGTACCGGACAAGAACGGCCCGGTGCTGCTGGCGAACGTGGCCAGCATCACGATGGAAAGCGGCCCGGCCCAGATCGACCGCCTGAACCGCAGCCGCAACGTGACGATGAGCGTGGAGCTGAACGGGCGCTCGCTGGGCGAGGTGAACGCCGAGGCGCGCGCCCTGCCCGCCCTGAAGAACCTGCCGGCCTCGGTACAGATCGCCGAACTGGGCGACGCCCAGGAAATGCAGAACCTGTTCGCCAGCTTCGGCATCGCGATGCTGATCGGCGTGCTGTGCATCTATGGCGTGCTGGTGCTGCTGTTCACCGACTTCCTGCAGCCGGTGACGATCCTGGCGGCGCTGCCGCTGTCGATCGGGGGCGCCTTCGTGGCGCTGCTGCTGACGCACAATGCGCTGTCGATGCCGACCATGATCGGCCTGATCATGCTGATGGGGATCGTGACCAAGAACTCGATCCTGCTGGTCGACTACGCGATCCTGGCGCGGAAAGCCGGCATGAACCGCTTCGACGCCCTGGTCGACGCCTGCCACAAGCGTTCGCGCCCGATCGTCATGACCACGATCGCGATGGGCGCCGGCATGCTGCCGCTGGCCCTCGGCCTGTCCGGCGACCCGAGCTTCCGCTCGCCGATGGCGGTGGCGGTGATCGGCGGCCTGATCACCTCGACGCTGTTGAGCCTGCTGGTGGTGCCGGCGGTGTTCACCTATGTCGACGATGCCGAGCACTTCTTCGGCAGGA
This window of the Massilia sp. WG5 genome carries:
- a CDS encoding efflux RND transporter permease subunit is translated as MNFSALSIRNPIPAIMLFVLLTLAGILAFRANKVQDFPDIELPIVTVTATLDGAAPAQLETEVARKIEDSVATLQGVKNIYTRVLDGVATITVEFILEKDLSDAVNDVRDAVSRVRADLPAEMRDPSVTKTTTAGRVVLTFTAEAAQMNGKPALDAPDLSWFVDNTVSKRLLSVPGVGAVKRVGGVYREVRVELDDAKMAALRVSALDVSRMLRNVQQEAPGGRGDVGGAEQSVRTLATVQTAQELSRMEIPLPDGRHVRLDEIATVADTVAEPRAVAEQDGRTVVGFEIFRTRGAGETEVAAGARAALRELQAKHANVVLREVIDNARPVEENFDASMEMLYEGAILAVLVVLWFLRDWRATIVAAAALPLSVIPAFLGQYLFGYTLNMVTLLSLALVVGVLVDDAIVEIENISRHLRMGKTPMQAALEAADEIGMAVIATTFSLVAVFLPTAFMSGIPGKFFKQFGWTAVLAILASLLVARLLTPMMAAYFLKPVKHTEEKDGPLMRRYMRTMQWCLRHRGLTMIAAALFFGASISLVPLLPTGFVPPADRAQTQINVELPPGSTLAQTRAVAERVRLAVLQVPHIKTVFSSIGGGSSGDAFAPGAAAEARRAVLTVTTTPRGDRKEKLAAIESLLRAKLDDIPGARFTVGPPDTGVKMQLVLRSEDPVALTAAAREAERQLRTLHGIGNVSSSASLVRPEIIVRPDFARAADQGVTAASIGETVRVATAGDYDQVLAKMNVSERQVPIRVKLPDFVRADLDAIGRLTVPDKNGPVLLANVASITMESGPAQIDRLNRSRNVTMSVELNGRSLGEVNAEARALPALKNLPASVQIAELGDAQEMQNLFASFGIAMLIGVLCIYGVLVLLFTDFLQPVTILAALPLSIGGAFVALLLTHNALSMPTMIGLIMLMGIVTKNSILLVDYAILARKAGMNRFDALVDACHKRSRPIVMTTIAMGAGMLPLALGLSGDPSFRSPMAVAVIGGLITSTLLSLLVVPAVFTYVDDAEHFFGRMARRFRKHPRHPAPREESAVK